A single genomic interval of Halobacillus halophilus DSM 2266 harbors:
- a CDS encoding NAD-dependent epimerase/dehydratase family protein, with protein sequence MEKVLVTGGCGFIGSHIVENLLEEGFKVAIVDNLQSGKLKNIPDNVEFYEKDITSPDIVDTIVNIKPNYIIHQAAQVSVFESICDIKKDSEINIQGSVNVINAAKEADVNKIVFASSAAVYGNPEYLPIDVNHSTIPLSPYGLSKYTVEQYLRIAKEHYNIDYTVLRYSNVFGPKQDARGEGGVISIFADRIINKADVTIFGDGEQTRDFIYVKDVARANVNAIKNGHGKIYNVSSGEKISINQLFEQMIRINNSNINVRYKAERNGDIQHSLLSNDITREELQWELKYTFNEGLQETVDYLSTS encoded by the coding sequence ATGGAAAAAGTTTTAGTAACAGGCGGATGTGGTTTTATAGGTTCTCATATAGTTGAGAATTTACTAGAGGAAGGGTTTAAGGTAGCGATTGTTGATAACCTTCAATCTGGTAAACTTAAAAATATTCCTGATAATGTAGAGTTTTATGAAAAGGACATCACTTCCCCCGATATTGTGGATACAATAGTGAATATAAAACCAAATTATATAATTCATCAAGCAGCACAAGTAAGTGTTTTTGAATCCATATGTGATATAAAGAAAGATAGCGAAATTAACATTCAGGGATCAGTTAATGTGATTAATGCTGCGAAAGAAGCTGATGTAAATAAGATTGTTTTTGCGTCTTCAGCAGCAGTTTACGGGAATCCGGAGTATTTACCAATTGATGTAAACCATTCTACAATTCCACTTTCACCTTATGGATTATCTAAATATACAGTAGAACAATATCTTAGAATCGCAAAAGAGCATTACAATATTGATTATACTGTACTTAGATATAGTAATGTATTCGGACCTAAGCAGGATGCTAGAGGTGAAGGAGGCGTCATCTCTATCTTCGCTGATCGAATAATAAATAAAGCAGATGTTACTATTTTTGGTGACGGAGAGCAAACTAGAGACTTCATTTATGTTAAAGATGTAGCACGAGCGAATGTCAATGCCATAAAAAATGGTCATGGAAAAATATACAATGTTTCGTCTGGTGAAAAAATTAGTATCAATCAGTTGTTCGAGCAAATGATTAGAATTAATAATTCAAATATCAATGTTCGCTATAAAGCTGAGAGGAATGGGGATATTCAGCATAGTCTATTGTCCAATGACATTACAAGAGAAGAATTACAGTGGGAATTAAAGTACACTTTCAACGAAGGTTTACAGGAAA
- a CDS encoding sugar transferase, which yields MIKEKSSANERDYVLRVERSFYENHINYKVLIYNQIKSVIDVFIAIIGLVVTSPILILAAVAIKIESKGSVFYLQERVGLHGKIFKVIKLRSMAMGAEKNGAQWAATDDPRVTKVGKALRKTRIDEIPQFINMLKGDMSLIGPRPERPVFTALFNEETPGFVNRLSIKPGLTGWAQVNGGYDITPPEKLKLDIEYIKSMNLTLDIKIILLTIKIVFTGNGAR from the coding sequence ATAATTAAAGAAAAAAGTTCTGCAAATGAGCGAGATTACGTATTGAGAGTGGAGAGGTCCTTCTATGAGAACCATATTAATTACAAAGTTCTAATATACAACCAAATTAAAAGTGTTATAGATGTTTTTATAGCAATTATAGGTTTAGTAGTAACATCTCCTATATTAATTCTGGCAGCAGTTGCAATTAAAATAGAATCAAAAGGTTCAGTTTTTTATTTACAAGAACGAGTGGGGCTGCATGGTAAAATATTCAAGGTAATTAAGCTCAGATCTATGGCTATGGGCGCTGAAAAAAATGGCGCTCAATGGGCGGCTACGGATGATCCAAGAGTTACTAAGGTGGGGAAGGCTTTAAGAAAAACTAGGATAGATGAAATTCCACAATTTATTAATATGTTAAAAGGTGATATGTCTTTAATTGGACCGCGACCTGAAAGACCGGTATTTACTGCTCTATTTAACGAGGAAACTCCTGGTTTTGTGAATAGACTATCAATAAAACCTGGACTTACTGGGTGGGCACAAGTTAACGGAGGGTACGATATAACACCTCCTGAAAAATTAAAATTAGATATAGAATACATAAAAAGTATGAATTTAACACTTGATATTAAAATAATATTGTTAACTATAAAAATCGTTTTTACAGGTAATGGAGCAAGATAA
- a CDS encoding tyrosine-protein phosphatase, which translates to MIDIHSHILPGVDDGAQNMEESMDMAKAAVEDGIDTIIATPHHMNGTYNNYKNDILIQVAELNRQLSERGIELKVLPGQETRIHGEMLEGIQSEEVLSLNVDTKFVFVEFPPDSVPRYTSKLLFDLQVEGYHPIIVHPERNKHIMEHPDTLYTLVKNGAFVQLTAGSVCGRFGKKIKKFSHQLIGANLAHLIASDAHNTSSRGFCMTEAYSEVRKEFGLEMVYLLSENAEELLENGILASDPPQHVKKKKTFGLF; encoded by the coding sequence ATGATCGATATTCATAGTCACATTCTTCCGGGAGTAGACGACGGAGCTCAGAACATGGAAGAAAGTATGGATATGGCTAAAGCAGCTGTAGAGGATGGAATTGATACCATCATTGCGACGCCGCACCATATGAATGGAACCTATAATAATTATAAAAACGATATATTGATTCAAGTAGCTGAATTAAACCGGCAGTTAAGTGAACGAGGAATTGAATTGAAAGTTCTGCCCGGGCAGGAAACAAGGATCCACGGAGAGATGCTGGAAGGTATACAAAGTGAAGAGGTGCTATCACTTAATGTAGACACCAAATTTGTATTCGTGGAGTTTCCACCTGACAGTGTCCCGCGCTACACAAGTAAGTTACTATTTGATTTGCAGGTGGAAGGATACCATCCCATTATTGTTCATCCTGAACGTAATAAGCATATTATGGAACATCCGGACACGCTTTACACGCTGGTCAAAAATGGCGCATTCGTCCAGCTTACAGCTGGAAGTGTATGTGGCCGTTTTGGAAAGAAAATTAAGAAGTTTTCGCATCAATTAATTGGAGCAAACCTAGCTCACCTCATAGCTTCCGATGCTCACAATACGTCAAGTCGTGGTTTCTGTATGACAGAGGCATATAGCGAAGTGAGGAAAGAGTTCGGGCTGGAAATGGTCTATCTTCTTTCGGAGAATGCTGAGGAATTGTTAGAAAACGGGATATTAGCCTCGGATCCACCACAGCATGTTAAAAAGAAAAAGACTTTTGGACTATTTTAA
- a CDS encoding CpsD/CapB family tyrosine-protein kinase → MALSKKKKNQQTSVRSIIANDNPKSPIAEQYRTIRTNLQFASVDKELETMIVTSAGPSEGKSLTTANVAVVFAQQGKKVLLVDADLRKPTVHYTFRADNTSGLSNYLVRNRSLKELAKESRVENLDLLPSGPIPPNPSELLGSTMMEKLIEEAKEHYDMIIFDTPPVLAVADSQVLSKFVDGALLVVRSKQTEQEAAGKAKEQLEQSRANILGVVLNDMDAKDSNYYYYYGN, encoded by the coding sequence TTGGCGCTTAGCAAGAAGAAAAAAAACCAACAAACGTCAGTCCGTAGTATTATTGCGAACGATAATCCTAAATCACCAATTGCCGAGCAATACCGAACGATCCGTACGAATCTACAATTTGCCTCTGTCGATAAAGAACTAGAAACGATGATTGTTACGTCTGCCGGACCTTCGGAAGGGAAGTCCTTAACCACGGCTAATGTGGCGGTTGTATTTGCCCAGCAAGGGAAGAAAGTATTGCTCGTAGATGCCGATCTTCGGAAACCTACGGTACACTATACTTTCCGTGCTGATAATACTTCTGGATTGAGTAATTATTTAGTAAGGAATCGTTCTCTGAAAGAATTGGCAAAAGAAAGCCGTGTAGAGAATCTGGACCTTCTTCCATCCGGACCGATTCCTCCGAACCCTTCTGAACTTCTTGGTTCAACGATGATGGAGAAGTTAATTGAAGAAGCTAAAGAACATTATGATATGATTATTTTTGATACGCCGCCGGTTTTAGCAGTTGCCGATTCACAGGTGTTGTCTAAGTTTGTAGATGGCGCGTTACTGGTTGTTCGCAGCAAGCAGACCGAACAGGAAGCAGCAGGTAAGGCGAAAGAACAGCTTGAACAATCAAGAGCCAATATTCTTGGTGTCGTGCTGAATGATATGGATGCTAAAGATAGTAATTACTATTATTATTACGGGAACTAG
- a CDS encoding YveK family protein, with the protein MEETISLKEIFEVLKKRLLLIIGLAAGAAIISTLVTFFVLTPSYEASSQFIVNQSQSQSQDNIYEGNELQTNIDLINTYNVIIKSPRILDQVVEELGLDMTSATLSDKIQVSNAEQSQVVNVVATDEDPQQAAAIANTTVQVFKEDIPQLMNVDNVNVLSEAAVGSTPTQVSPKPLLNIAIALVVGLMVGVGIAFLLEYLDNTLKSEEDIESHLDLPVMGVVSTISEEDLPERRPTRKKTEDTKVRSESIGA; encoded by the coding sequence ATGGAAGAAACAATATCCCTTAAGGAAATATTTGAGGTTCTGAAAAAACGCTTATTACTTATTATTGGTCTTGCAGCCGGAGCGGCCATTATTAGTACTTTAGTCACCTTCTTTGTATTAACACCGTCTTATGAAGCTTCTTCTCAATTTATCGTCAACCAATCTCAATCGCAGTCGCAAGACAATATTTATGAAGGTAATGAATTACAAACAAATATAGACTTAATAAATACATATAACGTAATTATTAAAAGTCCACGCATCTTAGATCAGGTTGTAGAAGAGTTAGGTTTAGACATGACTTCGGCTACTCTATCAGATAAGATTCAAGTTTCCAACGCTGAACAATCCCAGGTTGTTAACGTTGTGGCAACGGATGAAGACCCACAGCAGGCTGCAGCTATTGCCAATACTACTGTGCAGGTATTTAAAGAAGATATCCCTCAATTAATGAATGTAGATAACGTGAATGTTCTATCTGAAGCAGCCGTTGGTTCAACACCGACTCAAGTAAGTCCTAAACCTTTATTGAACATTGCCATTGCTTTGGTTGTTGGATTAATGGTAGGAGTGGGAATAGCCTTCTTATTGGAGTACTTGGACAATACGCTTAAATCTGAAGAAGATATAGAAAGCCATCTAGACCTTCCAGTTATGGGTGTTGTTTCGACCATCTCGGAAGAAGATCTGCCGGAGCGTCGTCCTACCCGAAAAAAGACCGAAGACACAAAGGTGAGGAGTGAATCTATTGGCGCTTAG
- a CDS encoding C40 family peptidase — MKKALMSLLAFSMVFLLFVPNSLAGSRIGNQIVDLAFKYDYAPYVWGGTSTHGFDCSGYTQYVYDKAGIDLPRTSRSQYGEGDYVSRSNLQPGDLVFFGNPVWHVGIYIGNNKMISAENPSDDITVASLTGYWDRNYRGAKRVADVGVSSSSLPTGSYHDLDSDHWSADAVSSLSKQGIIDGYDGDLFKPKNDVTRAEAAKMLADALDLDNGHGSSFDDVSSSHWASDYIEAAADEGYISGYENGDFKPDQSITRAEIASIFARAFDLNSSGSNQFSDISSSHWAYDHIKALSANDITEGYEDGTFRVNNEATRSEFAVFLYRAL; from the coding sequence ATGAAGAAAGCACTTATGTCGTTACTCGCATTTTCTATGGTTTTTCTACTGTTCGTACCTAACTCTTTAGCTGGCTCAAGAATTGGGAACCAAATAGTAGATCTAGCATTCAAGTATGACTATGCACCTTATGTTTGGGGCGGTACATCTACTCACGGATTTGATTGTTCAGGATATACGCAGTATGTATATGATAAGGCAGGTATTGACTTACCTCGTACATCAAGATCACAGTATGGCGAAGGGGATTATGTAAGTCGTTCAAACTTGCAGCCTGGCGATCTAGTATTCTTCGGAAATCCTGTATGGCATGTTGGGATATACATAGGAAATAACAAAATGATTTCTGCTGAAAATCCGAGTGACGACATAACAGTTGCTTCTCTTACTGGTTACTGGGACCGTAACTACCGCGGCGCGAAGCGTGTAGCTGATGTCGGAGTATCCAGTAGTTCTCTTCCAACTGGAAGCTACCACGACCTTGATAGCGATCACTGGTCTGCAGATGCAGTAAGCTCACTAAGCAAGCAAGGAATTATTGATGGATATGACGGCGATCTATTCAAGCCGAAAAACGATGTAACTCGTGCGGAAGCTGCTAAAATGCTTGCCGACGCGCTTGATTTAGACAATGGTCACGGTTCCAGCTTTGACGATGTTTCTTCTTCTCACTGGGCTTCTGATTATATTGAAGCCGCTGCTGATGAAGGCTATATCTCAGGCTATGAAAATGGTGACTTCAAACCTGACCAATCGATCACTCGTGCGGAAATTGCATCAATCTTCGCTAGAGCTTTTGATTTAAACTCTTCTGGAAGCAACCAATTCTCTGATATTAGCAGCAGTCACTGGGCGTATGACCACATTAAAGCCCTAAGTGCGAATGATATTACAGAGGGTTATGAAGATGGAACATTCCGAGTAAACAACGAAGCTACTCGTAGTGAGTTCGCAGTATTCCTATACCGCGCTCTGTAA
- a CDS encoding S8 family serine peptidase, with amino-acid sequence MKKSLILFFIFLLAFSNSVFAASGITDKADVQQPEPEAKPKVQKEIKEADAEKEYSPNDDVRVIVELKNDPAIEQAKSTGKTYQELPKEKKEQLQQQALQEQEKVKQSISAESVPMDYKESFTTVVNGFSGVVNYKAIKVLESLPNVGKVHISHEYERPEVIDPEMLYSKELVNAQKTWQEYGYKGEGMTVGVIDTGIDPSHRDMVLSEDTETELSQDDISGYKDSGELKGEYFTEKVPYGYNYADENDTILDLGPNASEHGMHVSGTVGANGDEDNGGIKGVAPEAQILGLKVFGNDPEMPSTYSDIYVKAIDDAIMLGADVINMSLGSTASFVLPEDPEQKAVERAVNNGVMMAISAGNSDRFGGGFNNPFASNPDTGLVGAPGLSTDSLQVAAFENEYLMLSAFNTQVDGEQKDPVSFLSASEVDPETLGENYYEVVDAGLGRKPDDSDSNPNANDFEGIDLEGKIALISRGESTFVSKTLNAQEEGAVAAIIYNNVSGYISMASSSEINIPQLGILQSTGQEMKGYLDNGQNLEIAFKGEEVKSKNPQAGSMAGFSSWGVTPNLDFKPEITAPGASILSTMQDNDYGLMSGTSMAAPHVAGGSALVMQRVDKEFNLDNANRVEMTKNLLMNTSAPQIDKGLYNDALNLGFYYSPRHQGAGLMDLHAAMKTPVVATEKDSGLGKVSLKEMDTTETFTVELENVSDENAVYNVDGTVQTDLVVQNSDTNNFEIREETQGIFKEGTTSDEQPFKGEYPINMSSSNGAQGEDGYQVVVPANSSVEVDVTIDLENTVDWNYNVALDELFENGHFVEGFVSFTDPNDTNPEINVPYVGYHGEWGEAPVVDDTIYEGNSFYNATGLLTPSELGYEYLGVSPLLAEDAALTGDEKNVGFSPNGDGAREEAVPYLSFLRNAKDVEFNILDEDKNELRTIRTRDELRKNYFDAGAAPVANIYAPAAWDGKVKGEVVEDGQYYYEVKTKVDYPDAEWQSFTIPVKVDTDAPSLEVTYDQESGQINWDAFDEDTGLSHFDVLVNGELVSEDSLGADADSYTVKNPDEADNVKVVAHDYAGNTTSDNVMEEADDTIPGVIALTPEALSVTNNKEVAVTGYVEDDSQVESLTINGKEAKLNWDKENQRYNFNETISFKKDGFKEIEFKAVDDSGNDISFIRRFMLDSTNPVLSIDGPHTTDQGEAELDMNVKDNFDELRLYVDGSEVYKNIFKEPYEMRSIEETISETVNLEEGKNTFEIELVDLAGNTTTKQITIYQSDKEAKSFNDIPEDYWAEEVIQKLNVGGVILGYPNGDFGTNDDISRVNAAKMIVRILDLDTDNVENPDFNDVNEGDYGYADIAAIAESGIMVGSPDGNFNPKASLKRSEMAKILVDAYDLKGSTDDGFSDVPLDHWAYDYINTLAANKISIGYPDGTFKLDRDTTRAEFAMFLAKAEDDRFIK; translated from the coding sequence ATGAAGAAGAGTTTGATTCTATTCTTTATTTTCCTGCTCGCTTTTTCAAACTCGGTGTTTGCTGCCAGTGGAATAACCGATAAAGCGGATGTACAGCAGCCGGAACCCGAGGCGAAACCAAAGGTACAAAAGGAAATTAAGGAAGCGGATGCAGAGAAAGAATATTCACCGAACGATGATGTTCGCGTCATTGTCGAACTGAAGAATGACCCAGCAATTGAGCAAGCGAAGTCGACAGGTAAGACCTATCAGGAATTACCTAAGGAAAAGAAAGAACAATTACAACAGCAGGCTCTACAAGAGCAGGAGAAAGTGAAACAATCCATCTCCGCTGAATCGGTGCCAATGGATTATAAGGAAAGCTTCACCACCGTCGTGAACGGGTTTAGTGGAGTGGTTAACTACAAAGCGATTAAAGTATTAGAATCTCTTCCGAATGTGGGCAAAGTACATATCAGTCATGAATATGAGCGTCCGGAAGTAATCGATCCTGAAATGTTATATAGTAAGGAGCTTGTGAACGCTCAGAAAACATGGCAGGAATACGGATATAAAGGAGAAGGGATGACGGTTGGTGTCATTGACACAGGCATTGATCCGTCTCATAGGGATATGGTGTTAAGCGAAGACACCGAAACCGAACTTAGTCAAGATGACATATCCGGATATAAAGATTCCGGAGAGCTGAAAGGGGAATACTTCACCGAGAAAGTTCCTTACGGCTACAACTATGCGGACGAAAATGATACCATTCTTGACCTTGGACCTAATGCCAGTGAACACGGCATGCACGTATCCGGTACAGTAGGTGCCAATGGCGATGAAGATAATGGCGGAATTAAAGGGGTAGCTCCAGAAGCCCAGATTCTCGGATTGAAAGTGTTTGGTAACGATCCGGAAATGCCTTCCACGTATAGTGATATCTATGTTAAAGCTATTGATGATGCGATTATGCTTGGAGCAGACGTGATCAATATGAGTCTTGGCTCTACGGCAAGCTTCGTATTACCAGAAGATCCAGAGCAGAAAGCAGTCGAAAGAGCCGTGAATAACGGTGTAATGATGGCGATTTCAGCCGGAAACTCCGATCGTTTCGGCGGCGGATTCAACAATCCGTTTGCATCGAACCCGGATACCGGTCTTGTTGGAGCTCCAGGATTATCAACAGACTCCCTGCAAGTCGCTGCTTTTGAAAATGAATACTTAATGCTGAGTGCTTTCAATACTCAAGTAGATGGGGAGCAGAAAGATCCAGTATCCTTCCTGTCTGCAAGTGAAGTAGATCCTGAAACACTTGGAGAAAATTATTACGAAGTCGTAGATGCCGGTCTTGGACGTAAGCCTGATGATTCGGATTCAAACCCGAATGCAAATGACTTTGAAGGCATTGACCTTGAAGGCAAAATTGCCCTCATCAGCCGGGGTGAATCTACATTTGTCAGCAAAACCTTAAATGCACAAGAAGAAGGAGCAGTTGCTGCCATTATCTACAATAATGTAAGTGGATATATCAGCATGGCTTCCAGTTCCGAAATCAATATTCCTCAGCTTGGTATCCTGCAATCCACAGGACAAGAGATGAAAGGATATTTAGATAACGGACAAAATCTTGAGATTGCCTTTAAAGGCGAAGAAGTAAAATCGAAAAACCCGCAAGCAGGAAGTATGGCAGGGTTCTCTTCCTGGGGTGTCACACCGAACCTTGATTTCAAACCTGAAATCACGGCACCAGGAGCAAGCATTCTTTCAACCATGCAAGATAACGATTACGGGTTGATGAGTGGAACATCCATGGCTGCGCCGCACGTAGCAGGTGGATCTGCCCTTGTGATGCAGCGAGTGGACAAAGAATTTAATTTAGACAATGCTAACCGTGTGGAAATGACGAAAAATCTTCTGATGAATACGTCAGCTCCGCAAATTGATAAAGGTCTATACAATGATGCGCTAAACCTTGGCTTCTATTATTCCCCTCGTCACCAGGGAGCGGGACTAATGGATTTACATGCTGCCATGAAGACGCCAGTCGTTGCGACTGAAAAAGACTCCGGTCTTGGTAAGGTTTCCCTGAAAGAAATGGACACGACAGAAACGTTCACAGTAGAACTTGAGAACGTAAGTGACGAGAATGCGGTCTATAATGTAGACGGTACCGTACAGACGGATCTTGTCGTCCAGAATTCAGATACCAATAACTTTGAAATCCGTGAAGAAACACAAGGAATCTTCAAAGAAGGAACGACCAGTGATGAGCAGCCATTCAAAGGGGAATACCCAATTAATATGAGTTCATCGAATGGCGCCCAGGGAGAAGATGGGTATCAGGTCGTTGTTCCAGCTAATTCTTCTGTCGAAGTAGATGTCACGATCGATCTTGAAAACACAGTCGATTGGAACTATAACGTCGCGCTTGATGAATTATTTGAAAATGGACACTTTGTAGAAGGATTCGTTAGTTTCACGGATCCGAATGACACAAATCCAGAAATTAACGTACCTTATGTCGGTTACCACGGAGAATGGGGTGAAGCGCCAGTCGTAGATGATACGATTTATGAAGGCAATTCCTTCTACAACGCTACCGGCCTACTAACTCCATCTGAGCTCGGTTACGAGTACCTGGGTGTCAGCCCTCTACTAGCAGAGGATGCAGCCTTAACAGGTGATGAGAAGAACGTCGGTTTCTCTCCAAATGGAGACGGAGCACGTGAAGAAGCTGTACCATACCTTTCTTTCTTAAGAAATGCGAAGGATGTCGAGTTCAATATCTTAGATGAAGATAAGAACGAACTTCGTACTATCCGTACCCGTGATGAATTGAGAAAAAATTATTTTGATGCAGGCGCTGCTCCGGTTGCCAACATTTATGCACCGGCTGCCTGGGATGGCAAGGTAAAAGGTGAAGTCGTAGAAGACGGTCAGTACTACTATGAAGTGAAGACTAAAGTAGACTACCCAGATGCCGAATGGCAGTCCTTTACGATTCCGGTCAAAGTGGACACAGATGCGCCTTCTCTTGAAGTGACCTACGATCAGGAGAGCGGTCAAATCAACTGGGACGCTTTTGATGAAGACACAGGACTATCTCACTTTGATGTCCTTGTAAATGGCGAACTTGTTTCGGAAGATTCTCTTGGTGCGGACGCTGATTCGTACACCGTTAAGAATCCTGACGAAGCGGACAATGTAAAAGTCGTTGCGCATGACTATGCAGGCAACACTACGTCTGACAATGTTATGGAAGAAGCGGATGATACGATTCCTGGTGTCATTGCCCTTACTCCAGAAGCCTTAAGTGTTACCAATAACAAAGAAGTCGCCGTAACAGGCTACGTGGAAGATGACTCTCAAGTGGAGAGCCTGACCATTAATGGCAAAGAAGCGAAATTGAACTGGGATAAAGAAAACCAGCGCTACAACTTCAACGAAACCATCAGCTTCAAGAAAGATGGATTCAAAGAAATTGAATTTAAAGCTGTGGACGACAGTGGCAATGACATTTCCTTCATTAGAAGGTTTATGTTAGATTCCACAAACCCTGTTCTATCTATCGATGGACCGCACACCACCGATCAAGGGGAAGCGGAACTTGATATGAATGTAAAAGATAACTTTGACGAGCTTCGTCTCTATGTCGATGGCAGCGAAGTTTACAAGAACATCTTTAAAGAACCATATGAAATGAGATCCATTGAAGAAACGATCAGCGAAACGGTAAATCTGGAAGAAGGTAAAAACACCTTCGAGATTGAACTGGTAGACTTGGCCGGAAATACAACGACCAAGCAAATCACAATCTATCAATCTGATAAAGAAGCTAAATCCTTCAACGATATTCCAGAAGATTACTGGGCAGAAGAAGTGATTCAGAAGCTGAACGTGGGCGGAGTCATCCTCGGTTATCCAAATGGTGATTTTGGAACCAATGACGACATCTCCCGTGTGAATGCCGCGAAAATGATCGTTCGTATCCTTGACCTGGACACAGACAATGTCGAAAATCCAGACTTCAATGATGTGAACGAAGGCGATTACGGCTATGCTGATATCGCAGCGATTGCAGAAAGCGGAATTATGGTTGGTTCCCCGGACGGCAACTTTAATCCGAAAGCCAGCCTGAAGCGTTCTGAAATGGCGAAAATCCTTGTCGATGCTTATGACCTGAAAGGCAGCACCGACGACGGATTCAGTGACGTGCCTCTAGATCACTGGGCGTATGATTACATCAATACGCTGGCAGCTAACAAGATTTCCATCGGTTATCCGGATGGAACGTTCAAGCTGGACCGTGACACGACTCGTGCTGAATTTGCGATGTTCCTTGCAAAAGCTGAGGATGATCGTTTCATTAAGTAA